In the genome of Fragaria vesca subsp. vesca unplaced genomic scaffold, FraVesHawaii_1.0 scf0512948, whole genome shotgun sequence, one region contains:
- the LOC101306105 gene encoding uncharacterized protein LOC101306105 isoform 1: MELAQARMKYFYDRKHSEREFNLDDWVYLKLQHYKQQFVKQQGWHKLSPWYFGSFQVIERVGKVAYKLRLPSTTKDSQCVSCVLTEEKAGRCSAYFAAVASNCGSSQSKVGTTGGFGLKNV; this comes from the coding sequence ATGGAATTAGCTCAGGCAAGGATGAAATATTTCTATGACAGGAAACACTCTGAGAGGGAATTTAATTTGGATGATTGGGTTTATCTGAAATTGCAGCATTACAAGCAACAATTTGTGAAGCAACAAGGGTGGCATAAACTCTCACCTTGGTATTTTGGCTCTTTTCAGGTCATTGAAAGAGTTGGGAAGGTAGCATACAAGCTGAGATTGCCTAGCACAACAAAGGATtcacaatgtgtttcatgtgtcCTTACTGAAGAAAAAGCTGGGAGATGCAGTGCCTATTTCGCCGCAGTTGCCTCCAATTGTGGATCCAGCCAGTCAAAAGTGGGTACCACCGGTGGTTTTGGACTGAAGAATGTATAA